The sequence TTTGATGGCCGTTGCCAGTGTTTCGAACATTTCCTTGGCTGAGTATCCGATGGGGATGGTGCAGGCAGTGGAGCAATTTCCCCTTCATTGGTCTGTCATCTATACGGGAGGTATTGAAAACCATCCGCAAGTTTACCGAGCGATTGAGCAACAACGACCCGTCTGGGGTTACACTCACCCAAATCCACTGCACGGCAACTCGATTCGGAATCCGAAATATCTGGATGTACTTGCTGCAGAACATAGGTTACATCGCCCCAAACATATGTGGAATAATCCACCGACCCAAGGTGTGTGGCTCAAAAAGCCTTTGGCAAGTGCTGGTGGTCGAGGTATTCAATATTGGTCGCAAAATGAACCTGTCTCTCCTTCTCATTATCTTGAAGAATTTTTGGAAGGTGTTCCCTTCTCTGCCATCTTCCTGCACAACAAGCAGGGAACCAGATACCTCGGCTGTTCCAGACAACTGATCGGCACCCCATGGCTGCATGCGCCATCACTATTCAGCTACTGTGGCAATATCGGGTCTATTCAACTGGATAGCTCAAGCGACGATTATTTATTGCATCTTGGCTCAATTCTTACAAAACATGACCCATTTCTTGCAGGTTTGTTTGGCGTCGACTTTATCGTGAATGACAATCAGATCAATCTGATTGAAGTGAACCCTCGATACACGGCATCGGTTGAATTACTCGAGCTGGCATCCGGTCAATCGTATATTGCCAAACATGTTCAAACTTACCATGAGTCATTCGGCTCGAAGCAATCTTCAACATCTGTTCAATTGATTGGTAAAGCCGTTTATTACGCACCTTCAGATTGTGTTTTTCCACACGAAGCACCTTACTTCAACCAGCAAATCGACGATCTCTGGCGAATTCCACAATGTGCAGATATCCCCACAGCAGGTATTCTGTTTGCCAAAGGCCAGCCTGTGCTCACACTCTACGCACAAGGAGCCGACGAACTTGAAATTGTTCATCGACTCCGAGAGAAAGCCATCGAATTAGATGAGTTACTTTTTCATCGGTTTTCCACTTAAGGAAGTACCTGTCACTTGCTGTTCTTCGTACGAATCCGGGCCATTAGGCAACGGGGCGTAAGGCAAAAACCACGGGAAAAATTCAGGTGCCTTGGGCTTAGGACGATTCATGGCTGGACCTTCCTCAACCAACTCAACCTCATTCGACTTGGGAGTAAACTGGGCAGGAACCAATGATGTGGATTCCAATTTAGGCAAGGTCATGGGCACAGGCATCAACCTGCCATCCAGCGTCATGGGTATCATCCCGAAGAAATCATCGTCGCCTACGCACCGATTTGGCTCATCCGTAATTACACGTGGCAGACGTGGGGTACCCTCAGCAGGGCACAGTGGGATCTGCTCCAGATCAACAGGTACTTCACAAGTCAGTTCCTGTTTGATGACAGGATGAGGCATAGCCACCTTGTTCTGCTTCAGAACCTGGCCACGCAGTTGTGTCAATAAATCATCCACTTGATCCTGTACGGATTGTTTCTGACGGACCACCAGGCACTTCCCCTGGGCAAAGTACTCGATGGTTGCATCTTTGGTATTCCAGGCATCTGGCGAAACCATCGTGGTAATGAGCCTGATCAGTTCATCATGGTTGCTGCAGGCCGTGGTGCTAAATTCAGCAATGGAGTACGTCCGAACGATAACGTTTTGTTCATCGCCGACTTTGCAGCAGTCAGATGCTTTCGCATTGCATGGCGTTTCATTATAGCAAACCTTCTTATCACTGCATGTTGAACCCGTTGAACAGGTAGCAGACTTCTTATCTGGCGAGGCAAAGCTGGTAGGAGTGGCTGCACTCTTCTTATCAACAGGAAGCGACAACAAATAAGTTGTGGGGTTCATTGCCGATATGAGTTCCCCCAGGGCCTGCATGGTAAAGTAGACAGGATTCTCATCTTCCGTAACTGGAGGCACGGCGGCATGAAGGCCTGGCATGACTTCCGGGCCTTTGGCTTCATTTAATGAATAACTGGGCAACGTGGCGAAGTTGTTACTCGCATCAACTTGCTTCACTGGGTTGGAATTCAAACTGACACCTGGAATGGGTGGCAGCTTGGCTACTTCCTGCATCACCTTGGCGGGTGGCATGACCACTTTCGCATCTGGTTGAATGGGCACATACAGTGGCACCAGTGGTTTTTCTGTGAAAGTAAATTCATCCACTACTGGAGACTTGTTCGCGTTGGGTGGCAAAGCTGGTGGCTCAGGTTGCAGGCTGGCCAGATTCTTCAGTGCTTCTTCCCGTAGTTGCTGGTGTTCGGGTACATCTTCCACGGCTACTGGTTTTACCGGTGGCTGCATGATACTAGTGACAGGAGGAGTATCGTTATTCCGAAGAGCTGGCTGCAAATCAAACGCAATGGCTGGCGAAGAACCGTGCGTAACAGCAGGTACGCTGGTTGACGGTTTGTCCTTGCTGGAACTGATGAGCCAGGCCAAGTTGTCAGGCCTCTTCTGGCCATATTCAGCAATTGCCACAGTAACGACAGCAGCTGCAACCAATACCATTGCGGTAAACCAGTAAAGACTTCGCATGGCCAACCTCCGTGCCGAACTATTTTTCAGTACCCTGGCGTTAGCATCCGTGATAACGCTCAAGTAGTTTGTTGCAGTGATGCACATGGGGGGAGCCGGGCTTCCCTGCCCGGTGTGCGCCATCCATGGCACACTCCCACCAAGGCGGGGAGGACTATACACACTGCTGAAATAGCCTGCTAGTCCAGTTCCTGCAGTCTGTTGAACTGGGCTTGACAGAAATCAACCCTGTTTCGCCTGCAAAATTCGCGGATTTCATACTTATTTGAACAGATTCAATCCTGGCGACATGGTGTTCAATCGATTGCTGCCCATATAATGTGGGAACCCAACTTTATCCTGTTTCTGGTTACGCCATCATGTTCGACGGTTTGCAAAAAAGTCTCTCGAATGCCTTCAAAGCTATTACCGGCCGTGGCAGATTGAGTGCCGCCAATATCAAGGAAGGTCTTGCGACGGTCAGACAAGCCTTGCTTGATGCAGATGTTAATTTCAACGTAACCAATGCCTTCATCGAACGGGTCAGTACCCGTGCTGTCGGACAGGATGTGATTGACAGCATCCGACCAGAAGAACAGATCATCAAGATCGTTTATGATGAACTCTGCGCGCTGATGGGGCCTGTGGATCATACGATCCATTTTGCCAAGGATCGTCCATCGGTCATTATGCTGTGTGGCTTGCAGGGTTCCGGTAAAACCACCACCTGCGGCAAGCTGGCCAAGATGCTGCAGGCTCGTGGCAAGAAGCCATTGATGGTAGCTGCTGACATGCAGCGACCTGCTGCCATCGACCAGTTACATGTTCTTGGCGAACAACTGCAGATTCCTGTGCACAGCCGTAGTGCTGCAAAGCCTCTGGATGTCTGTCTCAATGGCATCAAGGAAGCCCGGCTGAAGGGTTACGATACTGTTATTCTCGATACCGCTGGCCGTCTGCACGTTGCGGAAATGCCGATGGATGAGCTGAAGTCCATCGACAAGCAGGCCAAGCCCGATGAAGTATTCTTTGTCTGCGATTCGATGACAGGTCAGGATGCTGTCAATTCAGCGAAAGCCTTCAATGAGGCATTGGAACTAAATGGCATCATCCTGACCAAGCTGGATGGCGACTCACGAGGCGGTGCGGCACTCTCCATTAAAGAAGTAACCGGTGTACCCATCAAATTTGTGGGTATTGGTGAAAAGCTCGACAAGCTGGAAGAATTCCACCCAGATCGCATGGCACAACGTATTCTCGGCCAAGGCGATATGATGAGCCTGGTAGAGAAAGTTGTACAGGCTCAACAGCACATTACTGAAGAAGAGAGGATCAAACAGCAGGAAAAGCTGGCCAAGGGCGATTTCACGCTGGATGATTTCCGCAAGCAGTTTGCCATGGTTCATCAATTGGGCATGAAGAACATGATGGGCATGTTGCCTGGCATGTCGGAAATGATGAAGGATGTTGATGAAGACCCAGACAAGGTGATGACTCGTTTTCAGGGCATGATTGATTCGATGACGCCAGCGGAAAAGAAGAACCCTGATCTTATCGACCTCAGTCGCCGTCGCCGTATTGCCACCGGTGCAGGCGTTCAAGCACATGAGATCAAGAAGTTTCTGGAACAATTCCAGGTCGCACGTACGGTGGCTCGTCAGATGAACTCGATGAGCCTGATGCAGAAGATGAAGATGATGATGGGTATGGGCAAGGCCGGCATGTTCGATCCAGGCGGCTTAATGACACAGAAGCAGAAAATTGGTACTGGTCATCGCAAAACCGCCAAAGAACGAGCGGAAGAGCGAAAAAAAAAGAAGAAGAAACGCTGAGCAATACCCCATGTTGTACCGCTCACTAGCGTGGCAAGGCGATGCCCTGGGTGAATTGCGCCTGCTCGATCAGACTCGGTTGCCTGGAGAAACCATTTATCGCCATTGCACGACCATTGAACAGGTCTGGCAAGCCATCAGGGAATTGTGCGTACGCGGAGCGCCAGCGATCGGTGTTTCGGCAGCGTATGGTGTGGTATTAGGCGTGCGTGCTTTCGTACACCCCACGCTGGAAACTGTAAAACAGGCAACCAATTACCTGCGTACGAGCCGACCTACCGCCGTCAATTTGTTCTGGGCGCTTGATCGCATGGATGCCGCGGCGGAAAAATACTTCCATAAGCCTGAAGGACAGCTGATTGAACTGTTACTGGCCACGGCTCAAGATATTGAAGATGAAGACGTAGAAACCTCTCGCAGCATTGGAGAATTTGGGTCACATCTCATTCCCGATGGTGGCGGCGTGTTGACTCATTGCAACACCGGCGCACTGGCCACCGCAGAGTATGGCACTGCGTTAGCTGCCATCATCATGGCCTGGGAACAGGGGAAAAGGTTTACCGTCTTTGCAGATGAAACTCGGCCATTGCTTCAAGGTGCGAGATTGACCGCCTGGGAATTGCAACAGCATGGCATCCCCTGCACCCTCATTTGCGATAACATGGCTGCTCAGGTCATGCGGGAAGGGAAAGTGCAACTGGCCATCGTGGGAGCGGACCGTATCGCAGCTAATGGTGATACTGCCAACAAGATTGGTACCTATGGCGTTGCTATTCTCTGCAACTATCACAAGCTGCCGTTTTTTGTTGCAGCCCCACAAAGCACTTTCGATCTGAATCTGGCAGATGGTACAGGTATTCCCATTGAACAGCGTCATGCCGATGAGATCACCCAGGCTTTTGGCAAACGCACTGCACCGGTTGATGTAGCAATCTACAATCCAGCGTTCGATGTCACCCCCGCATCATTAATTTCGGGCATCGTCACCGAACATGGCATCATTCAGCCCGTTAATGCTGAAGAGATTGCCCGTCGGCTGCGCTGATATTCCGCTCTTGTGCCATCATTTCCAGAAATACTTTTCGCATCTGCTCTGTCTGCATGGTTAAAGTAGACTTGAAACTCTGAATAGCCCGATCAGCATCTGTTTCCAGATACCCCATCCGCCTGACCAACGTCAGCATATCTACCGATGAAGCCGGCAGACTTTCCAAAGATTGATGATGCAGCATCCGCAGTCGGCTTTCAATCGTTCTGAGAAAAGTGTAATGATCATGAACCAGTCTATATGTTTCCTGATCGATTAATTTCACCTGCATCAGCGCAGTAAGAGCTTCCCAGATATTGGGCTGCCGAATAGATGAATATTGGCATCCATATTTCAGCAGAAAGGATTGAACCAGGAATTCGACATCGACAATGCCACCCTTTCCACGCTTGAGGTCTGTTTCTGATCGACTGGCTTCCATTCTTATTCGCATCGACAGAATTTCATCAATTACTGCTGGTGACCATTCTGAAAGATAAGTCGCTTCATGAATCACTTGCAGCACGATATCAGAAAATACTGGTTCCCCTTCCACTATTCTGGCGCGGGTTAACGCCTGTCTTTCCCAAAGCTGTGCCTCGCCTTCAGCATAATACTTTCGGAAACCTTCCAGTGGCACCACCAGACTTCCCGACTTTCCCGTTGGCCGAAGCCGCATATCTACCTGATACAACCTGCCCAGCGGCCCGTGATGTCCCAAAGACTTGATCATCCGTTGAGCCAGCTCGCTGAAAAAGTGAATATTGTCGGTCGATTGTCCATTACTCGAATCGGTCTTACCATCTGCTTCATAAATCAGGATCAGGTCGAGATCGCTTTGATAACTCATCTCCCTGCCGCCAAGCTTTCCCAGCCCCACGATGGCAAACCTGCACGCCCTGTCGGAATCGGGCATCCGAGGTACTCCCCATCGCCTACACAACAACTGGTATTCCCGATGGACGATCTGATGCAACAGTGTCTGGGCCAGATCGGAAAGAGATGCCAGGGTATCTCGTAAAGGCCGTTTGCTCAGGATGTCCTGCACGCCGATGCGAAGCAGTTCCTTGTTCTGAAAACTGTGCAGAATGCGATTGATCAATTCCGGATCGGCACCCTGGCAGAGTTCCTGAAGTTCCCGCTGCAGATCATCCCTGGTCCTGGGTTGATTCAGCACCAGCGAATCCAATAGCTCATCAATCATACCCGGATGACTCATCAGAATCTGCGACAGATACTGACTGGACGCACACAACTCGACATACAGCTTCAGACTCGGTTCATTGAAACTGAACAGTTCCCAAAGCACCCCCTTGGCCCCCAGCGATGCAGTCACTTTTTCCAGATTGGTTAATGCCATATCAGGATCAGGCGTTTCTGATAAAGCCAGAAGCAGCTTGCGGATAATGCTGGCCAGAAAATGACGACAGCGGCGGGTTGGCAGAAACGGTACAGGTTCCTCGGCAAGCAATTGAATATTTCGTAATGCAGTGGCTGAGTCTCGAAATCCGAACCGCTTAAGCGTAGTTGCTGCACGGTCGTTTTGATCTTCAGGCAACAGTATCAGATCTGTTTCCGGAGAATCGATCTGTGCAGCATCTGCAAATGCATCATGCAGGAGATGGTTCAGCACTTTCCGGTTCAGCGTGGTGACCTGTCGGAAATCGCTCAAGAACTGCGATTGCGCGGTTTCTGCCTGGTCGTAATATCCCAATCGGATAGCAAGCCGGCGCAGTTCCTCCGGGCGGTCGGGCAAATGATGCGTCTGCAAGTCGCTCAGTAATTGCAGTCGATGTTCTGTCCTACGCAAGAAACGGTAGCCCTTTTCCAGAATTTCCCCTTCGGTGGGGGTCAGGCAGTCTGCTCGGAGCAATGCAGTGATGGCGTGCAGCGTGTTGTTGTTACGCACTGCAGGCAATTCACCACCATTAAGCAACTGCAGAAACTGAATGACGAATTCGATATCACGTATGCCACCGTAGCCTGTCTTTACATCGCGTGTATCATCGCCTTGCCTTAGTGCACGCTGTTCGATTTTCCGTTTGATGGCCTTCACTTCACTGATTTCAGCGAAAGCCAGGTACTTGCGATAAATGAAAGGTTCGATGGCTTGCAGGAATCGAGTCCCCAGCTCTGAATCACCCGCGATAGGTCTGACCTTGATTAAAGCCTGGCGTTCCCAGGTGCGGCCCAGCGTATCGTAATAACTGAGCGTACTGCTCAGGCTGCGAACCAGTGGACCACGTTGCCCTTCAGGCCGAAGTCGAAAATCGACTCGGTATGCCGCAGGCGCTGCGGTCAGCAATCGCAACATCTCGGTAGTCACCCTGCTGTAATACTCTTCTAGGGTAACCTGCAATTTTCCATCCGTCTGGCCATCTTCGTCGTATACAATCATCAGGTCGATATCGCTGGAGTAATTCAGTTCTCCTCCACCGAGCTTCCCAAATGCCAACACAATCATTTTGCCAAACTGTCCATGCACCGAGACCGGATTGCCAAACCTTTTTCGAACGGTTCGCTCGGCTTGAGTCAAGGCAACATTCACTGCAGCTTCTGCAACATAAGCAATATCTGCAGTTACTTCCTCCAGAGGCCTATCCCGCATGATGTCGTTGATGCCAATACGCAGCAATTGCCTGGCTCGATAATTGCGAATTACCCGCAACACCGTGGAATCTTCGTAACTGGAGCTGACCTCGGCCTGCAATTCTGTAATCAATTCCTCTTTGGTTGGCGTGCGACTGAGTGGAAAACCCAGCATGGCAATCGCTGCAGGCTGAGTCATCAGCGTATCGCTGAGAAACTGGCTGGTGCCCATCAGATTGATCAAGGTTTCAATCGCATCGGGATGGTGTGAGAGAATTTCTTCGAGAAGTGGCACAGCATTCTCGGTGGAAAGAAACCGCTCCAGGTTGTTCAGTGCCATATCGGGGTCTGCACTGCGAGCCAGCAGGCTTTGCCACAAAGGCAGACAGCGCTGCAGTTGTTCCTGTCCCAACAGCTTCTCCAGTGAAGCATAATTCCGCTCACCCCGGCTAATGTCATGAATGCCTGCTGCAAGCAGAAACGACACGCATTCAGCCGATGCTGATTCTGAATTCATGTCGTTACCTCGGAGGCCATGTGATACAGAGCTGATTTCACTTCAAAGGGTTTCAACCCAGGCTTTAGCGACAGCAATTTGGCAATGAGAGCAGAGACATGGGCTGTTGCCCAACTGGAAGCAGGAGTCTGTGTCAGAAAATTCAGATTACTGCTGGCAGTGGCTTGAAATTCCACCCGTTCGTTAGGTGAATAACATAACTGCACTGCATGTTTATCCGATTTCCCACGGCTGACACCTATCAGCGGAGCTCCCATGATGGCAGGAAAACTGCGCGAATGGGGATGATCATTATGTGCTGCAGCCACCGATATCACATCCCGGTGGTAACACTCTTCGATAATACGCTGAAGTTGCCAGCGCCTCTGGATGGGAAACAGCCTGTCTTCCGTAATGCCCAGCGAGATATTCAAGACATGGCAACGCGCCTCGTGAACACACCATTCGATAGCTCGAATGAGTGTTTCGACATCACAATAACCTGACGAGCTGAATACATCAGCTGAGATGAGTGTTGCTTGTGGCGCATGTAGCAGTATGAGACCGGCTACCGCAGTCCCATGCGGAGCGCTCTGCAAGCCCTCGTATGGAAGTGTTTTGCCTGGTTCGAAGATACTGCCCTCAATAGCTGATGCATAACCCTGCTGTTGCAGTGTAGCCTGATCGATGCCCGTATCAATGATACCAACCCGCACCCCCTGCCCGGTTGCCTGGGGATGCTGCATCAATTCATTCAAACTGACAGGCCAGTGGGGTTGCAACTTCAGACTCATGATGAAGGAAGACGGGTGACATCATCGAGCAGGCTTTCCACCTGATGCAGCATTGCCTCAATACGATTGACAGCATCTGCACCATACTTCTGTGACAATCGCTGAAGCAGATCAGCCCAGTGTTCCACCTGTTGTCCGGTGACCGAACCTGCCTTCTGAACCTGCGATCTGAATACATCACTGCCCTGTGCACCGGCTGATTTCGTCAACTCTCCAGTAAAACGTTTACTCTCCTGTAAAGCTGCTTGCAGGGTGCTGTACAACATCCGCTGTGATTCACGTTCCCCCAGGACCAGTTTGAGCAGTAATCCTGCCATGGGCTGCAAAGCTCGAAGCCGATCCTTGTCTTCGCTATCAAAAGCTTTGACATCACCTTTTTTGTCGAACAATTCAACGATGGCTACACACGCCTGGCTCGTATGCATTGTCAGGCCGAGCAACTGGGAATGTTTTGATTCCGTTGGCGATAGCTGTACGCCACTGAGATGCCTTGTGGAAGCAAGAGAGGTGAGCAACCCCTCATTCGACATGCTGCAAACTGCTGCTGCTAGTGACTGTGCATAACGCCAACCACGCCAGACTTCCACTCGGCTGCCTTGGATATCAAAAACCTGGATATTCTCCTTCCCCAAGTTCTGGCTGGCAGTATCTCTGACAATCAGTAACCCAGCACTGGCATCCGTAAGTCGCTGTGCCAACATCATCACTGCCCGTGCGACTTCATCCAGATGTATACCGTCCTGATGCAATACACTGGCTGTTTCCAGCCTGGGCAGTGCTTCCTGCACCAGTGCCCGAAAACGGGACAACTGCTGATGAATTTCCCGTTCCCGTTTGCGGGGCCGCAGGTGTTCCAGTTGCCTGCGAACTGCGGAAAGGAAGAAATCTTTCGTCAGGTCGTGACTTTTATCAAGATAATCCCGTATTCCGAGCCGAAGTGCATCCAGCGGCGTCGCCTGGCTTGCATAACCGGTGATCAGGATAGCAGTCAGATCACTTTGGAACTCGTGCAGGTCTTCGAGCAGTTGTAGACCGTTCAGCCCAGCACCGAGGTTCCAATCGAGAATTGCCAGATCAATCTGATGCTGGTTGGCCAGTTGCAATGCTGCTGCTGCATCGTTTGCTGCCAATACTTTCAAGTTCAACTGGCTGCCTTGCAACCATTCGGTCAGTGTGGTCCGAACGGACGACTCATCATCAACGATGAGAACAGTTTCCATATGCACCTCGCAATGGGTGTAAGCTCCTGTTCATTGTAAAGAGATGGTAACCAGAATGTTAATGGAACTCGGCATGAGTTCCATTAACATTGCCCTGTTACACTTTCAACAGCTTGCAGGCCTGTTCATACCCTGGTGCCGGATGGCCACACTCGCTGGCAGTCACCCGTGCCAGTGCCAGCAGTTGCCGCCAGCGGTATGCTTCTCGTGTGGAATTGAATTCTTCTACGACCGTCCGGTAATACTTCTCGGCATGCAAGGCGCCATCTTCGCTGATGGCATATTTCAGCAATGTCGCAAAGACGGGTGATGCATCTTGCTTGAGTTCGTGGATACGGTTTACGAGCGCACAAGCTCTTGCCTGTTCTTTCGCCCGGATAGCGTCTTCCAGTTCCTTGTTCAGATTCTCCGGAGTGACTTTGCTGATGGAATTGCTGTGTTCGGAATGGGGATAGGGTTCCCATTTCAGGAAATCGCCGCCACGGTTGGTTCGGTCTAAAGCCACTTGGTAAGCGCCGAGGATGAGACAAGCAGCAGTATGTTTGGAATGCCGGGCCAGGTTTCGCCAGGCGTTGGCCGAATCGCTGGCATGCACACCAATGGAATCGCCATGCACACTGCCTTGCGGCTTGTTGGGCTGAACCATGCCGCCGTAGCGGCCTTTATCCCGCAGTACGAGTTGGTTCGCTGCAAGAGTGATGGCTTCACCCACTGCATCAGGTAGATAGCCTTCGGATAATGCCATCGCAGCAGCTTCCGCAGCCTGGGAGGCATTGGCACTGAAAATGGTCTTAGCCAGATGATCAACCCAGGCATCATCAGCGGGCTTCTTACCCAATGACTTGTGATCGAACTGATACTTTTCCATCAACTTGGGAAGCAGCGCCCTCACCTCGGCAAAGTAACTTTTCTGATTGTCATTCTCACTCTTGATGCAGTAATGCACCGATTGCCTGAGCAGCGTATGTGCATGTTCCCGCCCTACCAGTTCGAGCATGTCCCAGGAACGGGAGACCATGACAATGCGATGGACTTCGGTCGATTCATGCACTTCGGGCAACAATGCATTGAGGGCATCTTCTGGCGAAGTAGCCAGTTGTTTGAAGATAATCTCTGCCTGCTTGACGTCTTTCTTGTGACAGGCATCACGTAACGCCTGGCTGGTGGAAGTACCGGTCGTCGCAGGGACTTCGTGCAACACTTCAGGGTTGACGCCTCGTTCCTGCATTCGCTGACAGTTGCGATACAACACTTTCAGTACCGGCAAGGCCTGTCGTTCCGTAGGCAGTTCGCGAGCCATCTGGTATGCCGGGTACAATGCCATCATGGTGTGGAAGCCAACGTAATCTTCGCCACCAAAGGTGCGGACATTAGCCAATGCCGCTGCGGATACCACTTCTTTCAGATCAACACCCGTCTTGAGCATGTTCACAATGCGAGGCAACATCTGCTCTGCAGTGCTTTCCTGCATCAACGTAACGAGCGGTTCCAGTTTGCCAAATTTCAGACGAGGTGCAGAATCATCACCCCAGGCTTGGGAAAAACCGAGATCGGTTGCAAGTGCTGAACCAACGCTGGCAACCAGCATGCCACGACCAACATCAGCAAGAAAACGGCGACGAGTGTTCGACATGACTGACCCTCTAGGAGGGAGGAGGTGGGATTTCACTACTACAAGGTACCACCCAGGCTGGGTAAATACCAGTAATGATCAGCCAGTGTTAAGAGTTTGTTCATTTCATGGGATAGTGGAAATGTGGGACACGATTGTATCGTGTCATGATTTACTGTGTCGTTTACGCTGTCACGATATAATCGTGACCCACGGTTGTAATCGGCCACCTGCAGCGCCTCGTGCGCGCGTCTGTTTTCATGGGGTTTTTGTGTGGAACAGGATTCCAATCCTGTTCGCGGTGACAATACGCCGTTGCAGCTCGACGCTGTCAGGATTGGAATCCTGACCCACCGTTGCAATCGACCACCTGCAGCGCCTCGTGCGCGCGCCTGTTTTCATGGGGTTTATGTGTGGAACAGGATTCCAATCCTGTTCGCGGCGACAATACGCCGTTGCAGCTCGACGCTGTCAGGATTGGAATCCTGACCCACGTTTGCACGGAGACAAATCCTGAGTCTGGGCATGTTCCCAGGCGGCTACGGTGCCAATGGGCAGCCAGAACCGGGCGGGAACCAGGTGGACCGTTCCTCTCTCAGCCAACTGGGTGACGTAATCGGTAATCTCGTATTCGCCTCGGGGCGAGAGTTTGAGTTCCAGTTGTTTCACTTTTTCAGGAAACAGGTAGACACCCACGTTGGCCATGCGGGTGCCGTCCAGTTCAGGTTTCTCGACCAGCTTATCGAGCGTGCCATCGGGCTTGGGGAAGGCGATACCGAACTGTCGAGGAGTATCAACGGGATGCACCAGCAACCCAGCTTCCTTCTCACAGAGAAGTTTCAAGTCAGCAGCGGCAAAGAGGTCGTCGGCATTCATGACAAGATACTTATTGCCGGTGAGCTTGGGGAAGCAAGAACGAAAAGCATCGCCGGTGCCTCGTGGCACTTCCTGGCGAACGGTGGACCAGTGGGAAAAGTGTCGTTGCTGTTTCAGATATTCTTCAATCTGTTCCGCCAGGTGATTGACGACCACGACAATGCGTTCGACCGAATCAGGCAAGGCGGCAAGTATCCAGTCAAGAATGGGCCTGCCCTGCACCGGCAAGAGCGGCTTGGGGGTCGTTTCAGTATGCGGGCGGAGACGGGTGCCCAGTCCTGCAGCGAGGATGACAGCTTCCATGAAAACTCCCAAATGGATCAAGCCAGCGGTGGGCGCCCCAGGCTTCTTCGAATGATGGATAATTGGCCCAGGTGCATGGCAGTGTGGGCACCCAGGAATAACAGTGATTCACCCTGATCGCTGAAGAGGGGCGATTCCATGGGTGGCGAATCTTTCAACGTCGTTGCAGGCAGTTTCTCCACCGTCTGCACGAGCAGATCGCGATGGTTATCAAAGTGCCTGACCAGTTCGTGAGGATCGCCAAAATCTGCCGAGGTTCCCGTGGCAGCAGCACGCGTGGTTGCAAAACGCTCAACAAAACCATCAGGCAGTTCAGGCAGTTTGGGAACGCCCAGCTTTCTGAGCTGTGCTCGATCAACGCAGGTCAGGTGGCCTATGATCCATGCAGCGTTGTTGGCACCTAGGCAAGGCCGATGCTGATATTCTTCCGATTTCAGATCATCCACATAGCGGTGAAACATCAACTTCGATGAACGCAAACTGTAGGCAATCGCTTCCTGCGGGGTGTTGAACATAGATGCCTGCCTGTAGGGTGAATATCAGCATTATATGACTCGGCCAAGTTTTTATTTTGTTTCAATTTCGTGTCCATGCTTCCCGCAACAGTGCAGGCGTGCTGTCCAGTTGCATCTGTTCCTTGCTCACGAG is a genomic window of Planctomycetia bacterium containing:
- a CDS encoding DinB family protein, whose product is MFNTPQEAIAYSLRSSKLMFHRYVDDLKSEEYQHRPCLGANNAAWIIGHLTCVDRAQLRKLGVPKLPELPDGFVERFATTRAAATGTSADFGDPHELVRHFDNHRDLLVQTVEKLPATTLKDSPPMESPLFSDQGESLLFLGAHTAMHLGQLSIIRRSLGRPPLA